In the genome of Deinococcus sp. QL22, one region contains:
- the nhaA gene encoding Na+/H+ antiporter NhaA: MSATTASPFARFVHNGAFAGLLLVCTALIAFVWANSPLRESYTTLQQTYFSLTLGDAALRLSLEHWVNDGLMAVFFLLVGLEIKRELLIGELASRRRATLAVAAAAGGMLIPAGVYALLNAGGPGFSGWGVPMATDIAFALGVLALLGSRVPVGLKVFLTALAIVDDLGAVLVIALFYTSGIQSVFLGLAALTWVAALLFGRRGFVSLKLYGVLGLLLWFFVLQSGLHATIAGVLLAFAVPIRKPDPAGYLASLTEAAKPGRGEQVGTRLRDLEDRLERAQSPLHRLEHALHPVVTFAVLPVFALMNAGVTVSAGGLGTVSLGVILGLLIGKPLGVVGGAWLAVRLGVASLPRRVTWPHMIGAGLLAGIGFTMSLFVSNLAFEDSVLLTEAKLGVLLASVLAAVLGAGWLLLVTHKKGKAA; encoded by the coding sequence ATGTCAGCGACAACGGCTTCACCCTTTGCCCGCTTTGTCCACAACGGCGCGTTTGCTGGCCTGCTGTTGGTCTGCACCGCACTGATTGCATTTGTCTGGGCCAACTCCCCCCTGCGTGAGTCCTATACCACCTTGCAGCAAACCTATTTTTCCCTGACCCTGGGTGACGCTGCCCTGCGCCTCTCGCTGGAACACTGGGTCAACGACGGCCTGATGGCCGTCTTTTTTCTCTTGGTCGGCCTCGAAATCAAGCGCGAACTGCTGATCGGTGAATTGGCTTCGCGGCGGCGGGCCACCTTGGCCGTGGCGGCGGCGGCGGGCGGAATGCTGATTCCGGCGGGAGTCTATGCCCTGCTGAATGCCGGAGGGCCGGGCTTCTCCGGCTGGGGCGTGCCGATGGCCACCGATATCGCCTTTGCCTTAGGCGTGCTGGCGTTGCTGGGTTCCCGCGTCCCTGTAGGTTTGAAAGTCTTCCTGACCGCGCTGGCCATCGTGGACGACTTGGGCGCGGTGCTGGTCATCGCGCTGTTTTACACCTCGGGAATCCAAAGCGTGTTCTTGGGCCTGGCCGCCTTGACGTGGGTGGCTGCTCTGCTGTTCGGGCGGCGCGGCTTCGTGAGCCTCAAGCTGTACGGCGTGCTGGGCCTCTTGCTGTGGTTCTTCGTGTTGCAGTCGGGGCTGCACGCCACGATTGCCGGAGTGCTGCTGGCCTTCGCCGTGCCCATCCGCAAGCCTGACCCTGCCGGCTACTTGGCCTCTTTGACGGAGGCGGCCAAACCCGGACGCGGTGAACAGGTGGGCACCCGCCTGCGTGACCTCGAAGACCGCTTGGAACGTGCCCAAAGCCCTTTACACCGCTTGGAGCATGCCCTGCATCCAGTGGTGACCTTCGCAGTCCTGCCCGTTTTCGCGCTGATGAATGCCGGCGTGACTGTGTCTGCCGGCGGGCTGGGCACCGTATCGCTAGGCGTCATCTTGGGACTATTAATTGGCAAACCACTGGGGGTCGTGGGCGGGGCGTGGCTGGCGGTGCGGTTGGGGGTCGCTTCCTTGCCGCGCCGCGTCACCTGGCCCCACATGATCGGCGCAGGTCTGCTGGCAGGCATCGGTTTCACCATGAGTCTGTTCGTCTCGAATCTGGCTTTTGAGGACTCGGTCTTATTGACCGAGGCGAAGCTGGGCGTGCTGCTGGCTTCGGTGCTGGCAGCCGTACTGGGGGCAGGCTGGCTGCTACTGGTCACTCACAAAAAGGGAAAAGCCGCATGA
- the mscL gene encoding large conductance mechanosensitive channel protein MscL, which yields MLKGFQDFILRGNVVDLAVGVVIGAAFSGIITAFSAAFLNPLIKLATGGGTRVGGAFVVNNVTFDYGTFITAIINFILIAAVIYFLVVTPMNHLTTRFKRQDKPPVAEPSNEEKLLAEIRDALRAGGGLQPPTAAQGEVRP from the coding sequence ATGTTAAAAGGTTTTCAGGATTTCATTCTTAGGGGCAATGTTGTCGATCTGGCTGTCGGTGTGGTGATCGGTGCGGCCTTCAGCGGCATTATCACAGCCTTTAGCGCGGCCTTCCTCAACCCACTGATCAAGCTGGCGACTGGCGGCGGCACCCGCGTTGGTGGAGCGTTCGTGGTCAACAACGTGACCTTCGATTACGGCACCTTCATTACCGCGATCATCAACTTCATCCTGATTGCTGCCGTGATCTACTTTTTGGTGGTCACGCCCATGAATCATCTCACCACCCGCTTCAAGCGCCAGGACAAGCCCCCGGTCGCCGAACCCAGCAACGAAGAAAAACTGTTGGCCGAAATCCGCGACGCGTTGCGGGCCGGTGGGGGCCTTCAGCCGCCCACAGCCGCTCAGGGAGAAGTGCGGCCCTAA
- a CDS encoding alpha/beta hydrolase: MTQLPAKTQGQRPRLSPRARVWLAIFLAGFLGYLLALGIGAAVRPPLVVGQDAAVQGAQARATLQTSPGTFLDIQPVNGQYDTLLVFYSGGLVRPQAYEWLGTALAGRGVRTVIPAFPLDLAVTGIGRADALIKQFGTGKRVILAGHSLGGAMAAQYARDHQAQLAGLILMGAYPAGNVSLRDSADSPLPVLSLLAEHDGVADAAEVRDGLNRLPTSARLTVIDGAVHAFFGRYGPQKGDGIPTVTRARAETQIVAEIGELLDGIEGQ, translated from the coding sequence ATGACGCAACTGCCTGCCAAAACTCAAGGCCAGCGCCCCCGACTGTCACCGCGTGCAAGGGTGTGGCTGGCCATTTTCCTGGCAGGCTTTCTAGGCTATCTGCTGGCCCTCGGCATTGGCGCAGCCGTACGCCCGCCGCTGGTGGTGGGCCAAGACGCCGCCGTACAGGGCGCACAGGCCCGCGCCACGCTACAAACCAGTCCCGGCACGTTTCTGGATATTCAGCCTGTGAACGGGCAATACGACACGCTGCTCGTGTTCTATTCCGGCGGCTTGGTGCGCCCACAGGCCTACGAATGGTTGGGGACAGCGTTGGCGGGACGGGGCGTGCGAACTGTGATCCCCGCCTTCCCGCTGGATTTGGCTGTGACTGGCATTGGCCGCGCGGACGCCTTGATCAAGCAATTCGGTACAGGGAAGCGTGTGATTCTGGCCGGACATTCGCTGGGCGGCGCGATGGCGGCCCAATATGCGCGTGACCACCAAGCACAACTAGCAGGCCTGATCCTGATGGGCGCGTACCCGGCAGGCAACGTCAGCCTGCGCGACTCAGCGGACTCACCTTTGCCCGTGTTGTCGCTGCTCGCTGAACATGACGGCGTGGCCGACGCTGCCGAGGTTCGGGACGGCCTGAATCGGTTGCCTACCTCTGCTCGCCTGACGGTCATTGATGGAGCTGTTCACGCCTTCTTTGGGCGCTACGGCCCGCAAAAAGGCGACGGCATTCCCACCGTCACCCGCGCTCGGGCCGAAACACAAATTGTGGCGGAGATTGGGGAATTGTTGGATGGGATAGAGGGGCAATAA
- a CDS encoding DUF2259 domain-containing protein translates to MRRFLFPALILLASTAWAGNRLDITRVAFSPSSQHVLAVMSGTLDGSGFGAAQVNVLTTATGTTAYTTRKTAEATAPVVLAQLLTSAPVVDLFTRLSLNPGVTSVPRYRRVYPTPYPSWSDGIGAGQSRTTPVALWTADSVAPIKLSVFRLPSTCPPEYLNSGDFTSGFRLSVRGRVVYQDVALPASRTCAARYSLERVDVRGNRALFTLRAYGIGFEGPNADPVFVAVTLK, encoded by the coding sequence ATGCGGCGATTCTTGTTCCCGGCCCTGATCTTGTTGGCCTCGACAGCGTGGGCGGGCAACCGTCTGGACATCACCCGCGTTGCTTTCTCGCCCTCCAGCCAGCACGTGTTGGCCGTCATGTCTGGAACATTGGACGGCAGTGGATTCGGTGCAGCGCAGGTGAACGTCTTGACTACGGCCACCGGAACGACCGCTTACACCACCAGAAAAACGGCCGAAGCGACGGCTCCGGTCGTGTTGGCGCAGTTGCTGACCTCTGCGCCTGTGGTTGATCTGTTCACCCGATTGAGCCTGAATCCAGGTGTTACGTCTGTGCCGCGTTACCGCCGAGTCTATCCCACGCCTTATCCCTCTTGGTCTGACGGCATCGGGGCCGGACAAAGTCGAACCACGCCGGTCGCCCTCTGGACGGCGGACAGTGTTGCTCCGATCAAGCTCAGTGTGTTCCGCTTGCCGTCCACGTGTCCACCGGAGTACTTAAACTCTGGCGACTTCACGTCTGGTTTCCGCCTCAGTGTGCGGGGGCGCGTGGTGTATCAAGACGTTGCCTTGCCTGCTTCCCGCACTTGTGCCGCCCGTTACAGCCTGGAACGGGTGGATGTGCGGGGCAACCGCGCCCTGTTCACCTTGCGGGCCTACGGAATAGGCTTTGAAGGCCCAAATGCCGACCCGGTATTTGTGGCTGTCACCCTAAAGTGA
- a CDS encoding IS4 family transposase, producing MIAAKSVNHHDLSAHMPGVSTPSAKNRRADRTFRDDQLNMAFFVALLVAHLPPGKVLMSLDRTNWEHGETPINFLVLGAVVQGFTIPLIWTPLDQAGNSHRYARMWLVLKLLQALPAKRWLGLVADREFIGAEWFGFLRRKGIKRAIRIRHSDLIDDMRGGEWFDHVQHGHFHEIDQKVVVFGELMRVVATRSPVGDLVIIATDFSARKTWKLYKLRWSVECTFSSFKSRGFDLERTGITDAVRLQRLFGLVTMAWIFCLRLGVCLNQSQPIPVLKHGHKAVSLVRHGAQHLVDALRWKPEQFRVFLELLTQPFSPLGAAGSEVVTY from the coding sequence ATGATTGCGGCCAAGAGCGTCAACCATCATGACCTGAGTGCTCATATGCCAGGGGTCAGCACACCAAGCGCAAAGAACCGACGCGCCGACCGCACGTTCAGGGATGACCAGCTGAATATGGCTTTTTTTGTCGCCCTGCTCGTCGCCCATCTCCCACCGGGCAAAGTGTTGATGAGCTTGGACCGCACGAATTGGGAGCATGGGGAAACGCCGATCAACTTTCTGGTGCTTGGCGCCGTGGTTCAGGGTTTCACCATCCCCCTGATCTGGACGCCCCTGGATCAGGCGGGGAACAGTCATCGCTATGCACGAATGTGGCTGGTCTTGAAACTCCTGCAGGCCCTGCCAGCGAAACGCTGGTTGGGCCTGGTCGCAGACCGCGAGTTCATCGGGGCCGAGTGGTTCGGCTTTCTCAGGCGCAAAGGAATCAAGCGTGCCATCCGCATCAGGCACAGCGACTTGATTGACGACATGCGGGGGGGAGAATGGTTTGACCATGTCCAACACGGCCATTTTCATGAGATAGACCAGAAGGTCGTCGTGTTCGGGGAGTTGATGCGGGTGGTGGCGACGAGGTCTCCAGTCGGAGACCTCGTCATCATCGCGACCGATTTCAGCGCCCGGAAAACGTGGAAGCTTTACAAACTTCGCTGGTCGGTGGAATGCACTTTTAGCAGCTTCAAGTCACGGGGTTTCGACCTGGAACGCACAGGCATCACAGATGCTGTCCGTCTACAACGGCTGTTCGGACTGGTAACCATGGCGTGGATATTCTGCCTGCGACTCGGGGTCTGCCTGAACCAGAGCCAACCGATCCCCGTCCTCAAACACGGTCATAAGGCCGTGAGTCTGGTCCGACATGGTGCTCAACATCTCGTGGATGCCTTGCGCTGGAAACCCGAGCAATTCAGGGTTTTTCTTGAACTGCTGACGCAACCTTTTTCCCCGCTAGGAGCGGCTGGAAGTGAAGTTGTCACCTACTGA
- a CDS encoding META domain-containing protein translates to MNRTRLPLLLSLSGLLTSTALAQSGQIADGTWTLRELRDASGSTRFGGLDAPTLRLLGTGISTAEGTQVSGFAGCNTFKTTGVFTALTLKLRPIATTRRACPEPQLALEQRYLNVLQGARVYRRQGQTLTLTTGQAQAIYVYGSEAGRRLVTTWRLVGFQGDTPLTVTFSADGQISGSGGCNTFRGRYNVDDQALSVGPLVSTRRACSSPELQAQEQRFLQDLQQVTRLEVTGALLTLVTRDGRRLQFARPVN, encoded by the coding sequence ATGAACCGAACCCGACTCCCTCTCCTGCTGTCCCTCAGTGGCCTGCTCACCTCCACCGCCCTCGCCCAGAGCGGGCAGATCGCCGACGGTACCTGGACTTTGCGGGAACTGCGCGACGCCTCTGGCAGCACACGCTTTGGTGGCCTAGATGCCCCGACCCTGCGGCTGCTGGGCACCGGCATCAGTACGGCTGAGGGCACCCAAGTCTCGGGCTTCGCCGGCTGCAATACCTTCAAGACCACCGGGGTCTTCACGGCCCTGACCCTCAAGCTGCGGCCCATCGCCACGACCCGGCGGGCTTGCCCGGAGCCGCAACTGGCGTTGGAACAGCGCTACTTGAACGTCCTCCAAGGCGCGCGGGTCTACCGGCGTCAAGGCCAGACGCTGACCCTGACAACTGGCCAGGCGCAGGCGATCTACGTGTACGGCAGTGAGGCGGGGCGGCGGCTGGTGACCACCTGGCGGCTGGTCGGCTTTCAGGGCGACACGCCGTTAACGGTGACCTTCTCCGCCGATGGGCAAATCAGTGGCTCGGGCGGCTGCAATACCTTCCGGGGGCGCTACAACGTCGACGATCAGGCGTTGTCGGTCGGGCCGCTGGTCAGCACCCGGCGGGCCTGCTCCTCTCCTGAGCTTCAGGCGCAGGAACAGCGCTTCCTGCAAGACCTCCAGCAGGTGACGCGTTTGGAGGTCACCGGCGCGCTGCTGACTTTGGTCACCCGGGACGGTCGCCGGCTTCAGTTCGCCCGACCAGTCAACTGA
- a CDS encoding carboxylesterase family protein, translated as MNGTNHDEGRLFVSVASPSGKPISPVLYWGGAGLTVGLVNTSRALARYPYRRYGTPALAFATLFTDAVFSCTALRVNQALSKHVPVYAFEFNDPQAATLLKSPGDLPRLGSHHSSSLAYAFQAPVIGLSDPALFTPAQRQLSDAFSGAWMAFVKTGAPASTWNRFATAQGNVQVFTPTGVQTSLNFAKDHQCEYWLPLNLQ; from the coding sequence ATGAACGGAACCAACCACGACGAGGGGCGGCTGTTCGTCTCGGTCGCCTCTCCCAGCGGCAAGCCCATCAGCCCGGTGCTGTATTGGGGCGGCGCGGGATTGACGGTTGGGCTGGTGAACACCAGCCGGGCGCTCGCCCGCTATCCCTACCGCCGCTACGGCACGCCTGCTCTGGCGTTTGCCACACTGTTTACAGATGCCGTCTTCAGCTGTACCGCCCTGCGGGTCAATCAGGCGCTCTCAAAACATGTCCCGGTGTACGCCTTCGAGTTCAACGATCCGCAGGCCGCCACCCTGCTCAAGTCGCCGGGCGACCTGCCCAGACTGGGTTCGCACCATTCCAGTTCGCTGGCGTATGCCTTCCAGGCCCCAGTGATCGGTCTCTCCGATCCGGCCCTGTTCACGCCCGCCCAGCGCCAACTCTCGGACGCCTTCAGCGGCGCGTGGATGGCTTTCGTCAAGACGGGAGCCCCCGCTTCGACTTGGAACCGTTTTGCCACTGCTCAGGGCAACGTGCAGGTCTTTACGCCTACCGGCGTGCAGACAAGCCTGAACTTTGCCAAAGACCATCAATGCGAGTATTGGCTGCCCCTAAATCTGCAATGA
- a CDS encoding GGDEF domain-containing protein: protein MPEDHAEFPEVLMRAVTSATNGIIITSSQGDRPILYCNPAFEQMTGYSPSEVLGRNCRFLQGTDTDPETRARLRQALNAGEGIDVVILNYRQDGTSFWNALNLAPVHDEQGHLTHFVGIQTDVTQRVQLQRTLEKQLHTDDLTGLRNRAYFMQALQVAVRGLESGRLFAVGFADLDGFKAVNDAFGHEAGDALLREVSVRLRQCLRPEDIVARLAGDEFVILVRAMTDCALDALAQQLLKALERPVQLQGVPVRVQVSLGFVLPSAGMDAKEVLAAADRAMYDAKHAGKHTFIIRDCR from the coding sequence ATGCCCGAAGATCACGCTGAATTTCCCGAAGTGCTGATGCGGGCGGTGACGTCGGCGACCAACGGCATCATCATCACCAGCAGCCAGGGTGACCGGCCGATCCTGTACTGCAACCCAGCGTTCGAGCAGATGACGGGTTACTCGCCCAGCGAGGTTCTCGGACGCAACTGCCGCTTCCTGCAGGGTACGGACACTGATCCGGAGACCCGGGCGCGCCTCCGGCAGGCCTTGAACGCCGGTGAAGGCATCGACGTGGTCATTCTGAATTACCGCCAGGATGGAACGTCGTTCTGGAACGCGCTGAACCTCGCCCCTGTTCATGATGAGCAGGGCCACCTCACGCACTTCGTGGGCATCCAGACGGACGTGACGCAGCGCGTGCAGCTCCAGCGCACCCTGGAGAAGCAGCTGCATACGGATGACCTGACCGGGCTGAGGAACCGCGCGTACTTCATGCAGGCCTTACAGGTGGCCGTGCGTGGTCTGGAATCCGGCCGGCTCTTTGCGGTGGGCTTCGCTGACCTGGATGGATTCAAGGCAGTGAATGACGCCTTTGGTCACGAGGCGGGAGATGCATTGCTGCGGGAAGTGAGCGTCAGGCTGCGGCAGTGCCTCCGGCCAGAGGACATCGTGGCCCGTCTGGCAGGAGACGAGTTCGTGATCCTGGTGCGGGCCATGACGGACTGTGCCCTGGACGCCCTCGCGCAGCAGCTTCTGAAGGCGCTGGAACGTCCTGTTCAGCTTCAGGGAGTTCCGGTGCGGGTGCAGGTGAGTCTCGGCTTTGTACTCCCGTCCGCAGGGATGGATGCCAAAGAGGTGCTGGCGGCAGCAGACCGGGCTATGTATGACGCTAAGCATGCGGGAAAGCATACGTTCATCATTCGCGACTGCCGCTGA
- a CDS encoding LysR family transcriptional regulator produces MLELRHLRAFVVLTEELNFTRAAARLYMTQPALSHQLQRLEGELGVTLFQRTSRRVTLTPEGERLLELTRTVLTTLDEGLQALRRDSMPQVLRVGFADYVGQTDIPARLGRLIQAVPGLKLQQIEGTTLEQLHGLTTDSLDVGFFVAPQVRCPGIQQRRLWMEEFWLALPVGHPLASLDRVPFQALKGQPLLLNSRESNPDLYDHWQGMFTQTGVQPRQVINTGARMYSFAGMMRLVAEQEGLFLIVRSLTALAHPGVTFRPVHDPCPALPLRMAWRQSLPAVVQAQLRQIFTE; encoded by the coding sequence ATGCTGGAACTTCGCCATCTACGGGCCTTTGTGGTGCTCACGGAGGAGCTGAATTTCACCCGAGCCGCCGCACGGCTGTACATGACCCAGCCCGCCCTCAGCCACCAACTTCAGCGTCTGGAAGGCGAGCTGGGCGTGACCTTATTCCAGCGAACCAGCCGCCGCGTCACACTGACCCCAGAAGGCGAGCGTCTCCTAGAATTGACCCGCACCGTGCTCACCACCCTTGATGAGGGACTTCAGGCGTTGCGCCGGGACAGCATGCCTCAGGTTCTGCGCGTGGGCTTCGCGGATTACGTCGGTCAGACGGATATTCCGGCTCGCCTTGGGCGGCTGATTCAAGCGGTGCCGGGGCTGAAACTTCAGCAGATCGAGGGCACCACCCTGGAACAACTCCATGGCTTGACGACGGACAGTCTGGACGTGGGGTTTTTTGTCGCACCACAGGTTCGCTGCCCCGGCATCCAGCAGCGGCGGCTCTGGATGGAAGAGTTCTGGCTCGCCCTGCCAGTGGGGCATCCCCTGGCTTCATTGGATCGGGTTCCCTTCCAGGCTCTGAAGGGTCAGCCCCTCCTGCTCAACTCGCGGGAGAGTAACCCAGACCTGTACGACCACTGGCAAGGCATGTTCACCCAAACAGGCGTTCAACCCCGACAGGTCATCAACACTGGCGCGCGGATGTACTCGTTCGCGGGCATGATGCGCCTCGTCGCTGAGCAGGAGGGCCTGTTTTTGATCGTCCGTTCCCTGACGGCTCTCGCTCACCCTGGGGTCACGTTCCGGCCTGTGCATGATCCGTGTCCAGCCCTGCCCCTCCGCATGGCCTGGCGTCAGAGTCTCCCAGCAGTAGTGCAGGCGCAATTGCGTCAGATCTTCACGGAATGA
- a CDS encoding VOC family protein codes for MDNAVHELRLVITTRDYERSKAFYQALLGTRALGAWESSEGRVIILEAGRATLEIVDENHAERIDEIEVGRRVSGDLRLALGLPDSGAAAALAQQVGGVLTNPVRQTP; via the coding sequence ATGGACAACGCCGTACACGAACTCCGACTAGTCATTACCACCCGTGACTACGAGCGCAGCAAAGCCTTCTACCAGGCACTGCTCGGCACGCGGGCCTTGGGCGCTTGGGAGTCATCCGAAGGCCGCGTCATTATTCTAGAAGCAGGTCGGGCCACGCTGGAGATTGTGGATGAGAATCACGCGGAGCGGATTGACGAGATCGAGGTGGGGCGGCGGGTGTCCGGTGACCTGCGACTGGCTCTGGGTCTGCCCGATAGCGGGGCGGCAGCGGCGCTGGCTCAGCAGGTCGGTGGCGTGCTGACGAACCCGGTCAGACAAACGCCCTGA
- a CDS encoding DNA adenine methylase, with amino-acid sequence MTAAPVLRWPSAKWRIAEWVCGHLPAHDCYVEPFFGSGAVFFSKEPTRVEVINDLDQNVVTLFRVLREQGAALAGMLSVTPWAEGKYRDAHLRLQQPDLTDLERARCLIVASW; translated from the coding sequence ATGACGGCTGCCCCTGTTCTGCGCTGGCCCAGTGCCAAGTGGCGCATCGCGGAGTGGGTCTGCGGCCATCTGCCCGCCCACGACTGCTATGTCGAACCCTTTTTTGGGTCTGGCGCGGTCTTCTTCAGTAAAGAGCCGACCCGCGTGGAAGTCATCAATGACCTCGATCAGAACGTGGTGACTTTGTTCCGGGTATTGCGTGAGCAGGGCGCGGCTCTGGCGGGGATGCTCTCTGTCACGCCCTGGGCAGAAGGCAAGTACCGCGATGCCCACCTGAGACTCCAGCAGCCTGACCTCACCGACCTCGAACGCGCCCGCTGCCTGATCGTCGCCAGTTGGTAG
- a CDS encoding DNA adenine methylase encodes MAGQSPVTTWQILPERVLQAAARLKDAQISEMPAVKLIAQTQGKDALLYVDPPYLREIRSGSRMYEHEMQSREQHDELLDVLRTHLGNVSSSPRYNRVFQGQACQRWLAVSV; translated from the coding sequence GTGGCGGGACAGTCTCCTGTCACGACCTGGCAGATTCTGCCTGAGCGAGTGCTGCAAGCGGCTGCTCGCCTGAAAGACGCCCAAATCAGCGAGATGCCCGCTGTCAAGCTGATTGCCCAGACGCAAGGCAAGGACGCGCTTCTGTACGTTGATCCACCGTATTTGCGGGAGATCCGCAGTGGCTCTCGGATGTACGAGCATGAAATGCAGAGCCGAGAGCAGCACGACGAACTGCTGGACGTGCTCCGCACCCACCTCGGCAACGTGTCAAGTAGCCCAAGATATAACCGAGTTTTCCAAGGACAAGCGTGCCAGCGATGGCTTGCAGTCTCAGTGTAG
- a CDS encoding HNH endonuclease, translating to MRRSAEQDRLSRKHWRDANLEAQLESLAGEESAGDNSQQDRKSKERNWKVRQNDLQVKQLLDLGRLTVQLDTGLVYAVQSKTPLKAIGALQPHGYLRACLSNKDQRVMVLVHRIVWSAAHSLPPLGQQINHRDGCKTSNALPNLELVSPAENNAHARETGLWEPQEGLANGFAKLSQQQFDEARALSQTGVKTAEIAQLLGVSKGYMGRILAGTARRNSP from the coding sequence GTGCGCCGCAGTGCTGAGCAAGATCGCTTGAGCCGGAAACACTGGCGAGACGCCAACCTTGAAGCTCAGCTGGAATCCTTGGCGGGCGAGGAATCAGCCGGGGACAATTCGCAGCAAGATCGGAAATCGAAGGAACGGAACTGGAAGGTTCGTCAAAACGACCTCCAAGTGAAGCAACTGCTTGATCTGGGACGGCTGACAGTGCAATTGGACACTGGCTTGGTCTATGCAGTCCAATCAAAAACTCCTCTGAAAGCCATTGGTGCTCTGCAACCTCACGGCTACCTCAGAGCTTGCCTGAGCAATAAAGACCAGCGGGTGATGGTTTTGGTACACCGAATCGTCTGGAGTGCGGCCCATAGCCTTCCGCCACTTGGGCAACAGATTAACCACCGAGACGGCTGCAAAACCAGCAATGCTCTGCCTAATTTGGAGCTGGTTTCACCTGCCGAGAACAACGCCCACGCCCGAGAGACGGGCCTATGGGAGCCCCAAGAGGGTCTAGCCAATGGTTTCGCCAAGTTGTCTCAACAGCAATTTGATGAGGCGCGTGCCTTGAGTCAGACGGGCGTTAAAACAGCTGAAATTGCTCAATTACTGGGCGTAAGCAAAGGCTACATGGGCCGAATCTTGGCCGGTACAGCCCGGAGGAATTCACCGTGA
- a CDS encoding transposase produces MDTQQLIPEPLEQYCQLFDAAFTRPTQQATFRTYLQGLLLGTERHKTATGLANTEPGQAGSRHKDAHRVQWFLSESTWDLEELNHLRLAMLRTLASTAPCDGAVLVIDETGDRKYGTHTAHVGRQYLGSLGKVDSGIVTVHVLYDTPHAYVPLKFVPYTPAHHFERKTNDPAFKTKPQLAIDPIDAVRVDWPYRAVVAESFYGQNEVFQTHPIRQHIPFVLALPASHTWWHTADQPGSALELALHAAPEAWQPLVRTYADGHQEIKWVAELQGGPFGPHQIFRLIVVTPDPVALPEDRTEYLISNLREGEQDTMVWHAKTPPATLLEIALLYARRPRIEQAYREVKQHLGWTHGQARSDLALRRH; encoded by the coding sequence ATGGACACCCAGCAGCTCATTCCTGAACCGTTGGAGCAGTACTGCCAGCTGTTCGACGCGGCGTTTACGCGTCCCACACAGCAAGCCACGTTTCGAACGTATCTGCAAGGTCTTCTCCTGGGAACGGAACGTCACAAAACAGCGACGGGCCTGGCGAATACCGAACCGGGTCAAGCGGGCAGCCGACACAAAGACGCACATCGTGTTCAGTGGTTCTTGTCTGAGAGCACTTGGGATCTGGAAGAGTTGAATCACCTGCGCTTAGCGATGCTGCGAACGCTTGCCAGCACCGCGCCGTGTGACGGCGCGGTGCTGGTGATTGACGAAACAGGCGACCGGAAATACGGCACGCACACCGCGCATGTGGGTCGCCAGTACTTGGGAAGTTTGGGCAAGGTCGACTCGGGCATCGTGACCGTTCATGTGCTGTATGACACGCCACATGCGTATGTCCCCCTCAAATTTGTGCCGTATACACCAGCCCATCATTTTGAACGCAAGACGAATGATCCGGCATTCAAAACCAAGCCCCAACTTGCCATTGACCCCATTGATGCTGTCCGGGTCGATTGGCCGTATCGGGCAGTGGTTGCAGAGAGCTTCTACGGGCAAAACGAGGTCTTCCAGACCCACCCGATCCGTCAACACATTCCCTTCGTGTTGGCCCTGCCCGCATCCCACACGTGGTGGCATACCGCAGACCAGCCAGGGAGTGCCCTGGAACTGGCGCTGCACGCAGCGCCAGAGGCTTGGCAACCTCTCGTGCGCACGTATGCCGATGGACATCAAGAAATCAAATGGGTCGCTGAGCTTCAGGGCGGCCCCTTTGGGCCGCACCAGATCTTTCGGCTGATTGTGGTCACGCCAGATCCGGTGGCGTTGCCAGAAGACCGCACGGAATACCTGATTTCTAATCTCCGCGAGGGTGAACAAGACACCATGGTGTGGCACGCCAAGACGCCGCCAGCGACGCTGTTGGAGATCGCTTTGCTCTATGCCCGGCGGCCCCGAATTGAGCAAGCCTACCGCGAGGTCAAGCAGCATTTGGGCTGGACACACGGTCAAGCACGCTCCGACCTGGCCCTCCGACGCCATTGA